The nucleotide sequence GCCCCCCGTTGCACCCTCTGCCCCGGCTGCACGCGAACCCGGGAGAGCCCGCCGTAGATGGTCACCCATCCCTGGCCGTGGTCGATGGAGACGCTGAACTCCCCGGATCCCGCGTCCACCGACGCCACCGTGCCGTCGGCCGCCGCCCGGATCGCCGAGGAGGAGCCCACCGCCAGTTCGATCCCCGGCAGATAGGTCCAGTCTCCCCGGTCGGGGTTGCGGCGCCATCCGGCGGTCGCTACGACCATGCCGTCGGCGGGCCAGACCAGTTCGCCCGGCAGGGCCAGGCCCTGGGGCTGCGCTCCTTGCGTGGAGGCGCCGGCGGGTCGCGAGGGGGGCGCCAGGGACCCGGCACTGCTTCCCGTCTCGCCGACCGCGCCGGGCTGCGGGCGGGCGGCTTCGAGGGAACCGAGGCTGGCCTGCTCCGTGCCGGTCATGCGGGCCGGCCCCTGGAGCGACGGGGCGAGGGGCCCCCGGACCAGGAGCCCGATCCCGGTCCCCACGACGAACAGCGCCCCCAGGGCAGCGGCCCGCCTCGTGGCACCGGGGCGGCGCAAGGCCCCGGTGAAAGCGGCGGCTCGCCGGGAGAGCCGGCTCCACCAGCCCCGGTCGTGACCGCCCGAGGCGCCCGCCCCCGGGTTGTTGGACTTGGACGTCGCATTCATGGATGGACATCCCCTCCCGGAATGGAAGGATGCCCCTCGACGCCTCGTTTCATTCAATCCTGGCACCAGTAAGTTCCAGAAGGACATGCTGGCGCGACTCCCAAGTAACTGACAGAGCTAGGCACAATTCCCAGGCATGACTTTCCATTCAGGGTTGGGGGGACCGCCTTGTCCATCCTTTTCGTCTCTCGCATCCGGCGCCGGATCATGGCGCCTTCCTCGAGACGGCGCCTCTACCTGGGGGCCATGGCTACGCTCCTGTCGGTGGTGGTGTCGGGCTGCTTCTTCGGCCCGGTAACCATCGAGGGGCAGGTCGTAGACGCGACGACGGGAGCTCCCATCCCCGGCGCCGTCGTGACGGCCGCAGGGCGAACGTACACGTCGGAAGACGGCAGCTTCACGTTGAGAGGGCTACCGGAAGGGCTCATCCGCGTCCAGGCCGAGGCTGCCGGTTACCAGCCCGGCTATCGACAAGTCGATGCGAGGGCCGGCGCGCCGGTTTCCGTGACGATCCAGCTCCAGCCGCTCGGCCCGCCCGACCTTGACCATCCGGCCCCGCCCCCAGGCGGCCAGCAGCCGCCGCCCCCGGATACCGAACCTCCACCGGCTCACCCGCTCGCGAGCCTGTCGCTGCGGGTCGTGGACGGGGTGAGCGGCTACCAGATCCCGCTCAGCCGGTATACTGTCAAGGTCAACGGGCAGACGTACCAGGGATCGACCGGCGGCCTCCGGATCGGCGGTCTTCCCGTGGGCAGCGTGACGCTTGAAGTCCGCTCCCGGTATTTCCAGACGCGCTGGGTGACCGTGAGCCTCTCGCCAGGGGCCAACGATCGCACCGTCACCATGGACCCGATCTTCCCGGCAGGCGACGTGGAACTGCTGGCTCGCCTGGTGGTGGCCGAAGCCGGCGGAGAGCCCTACGACGGGCAGGTCGCGGTCGCCGCCACGGTGCTCCACCGGGTGGAAAGCCCCGATTACCCCGACACCCTGGCCGGGGTCATCTACGACAACAGCTGGGCCCCCCAGTACGAACCCGTCTACAACGGCTACATCTGGCAGGTGTGGCCGGACAGCGAGACCTGGGCCGCCGTCGTCGACGCGCTCAGCGGCCGGGATCCCTCGCTGGGGGCCACCGGTTTTTTCAACCCCGAGACGGTACGGCAGCGAGACCCGTACTATGAATCGTGGGTGTGGACGAGGCCGGTCACCGCGAAGATCGGCCATCACTGGTTCTTCATTTGAAGCCGGCCCGGGGAGAACGGAGCTCGTCCGCAAAGAAGAGCCGGAGGGGAGTTCAAAACTCCCCTCCGGGACGCTCATCGCCGTTCTTCTTCGGTACCCGCCGCCCGCAGGCGGTTGAGCGCCCTGGCCAGCGCCCTCTCCGCCCGGGTTTGGTCGATGTGGGCCGCCCGGCTGCGAAGCCGCTCGAGCGCCCGATCCCGGGCCGCTTTGGCCCGCAACACGTCGATCTCCTCCGCGAGTTCGGCCGTGTCGGCCAGGATGGTCACCCGGTTGCCCGAAACCTCCATGAAGCCGCCGCTCACGGCCATCTTGCGCTTCGGGCCGTGGTAGCGGCCAAACTGCACGATGCCCAGGGACAGCGCCGCGACCATAGGGGCATGGTTGGCGAGCACCCCGAGATACCCGCGGTCGGTGGGGGCGACCACGGCCTCCACCCGCTCGCGCAGCACGACCCGCTGCGGCGTCACGACCTCCAGCTGCATGAGTTCGGCCATGGCCGGCTCAACCGTTCTCCTTCTCCATCTCGCGGGCCTTCTCGACGGCCTCGTCGATGGTGCCGACCATGTAGAAGGCCGGCTCGGGGAGATCGTCGTGCTTGCCCTCCAGGATCTCGCGGAAGCCCCGGATGGTCTCCTTGAGGGGCACGTATACGCCCGGCCGCCCCGTGAACGCCTCCGCCACGAACATCGGCTGCGACAGGAAGCGCTCGATCTTGCGGGCTCGGGCCACGATCACCTTGTCCTCGTCGGAGAGCTCCTCCATGCCCAGGATGGCGATGATGTCCTGCAGCTCCTTGTAGCGCTGCAGCACCTGCTGCACGCCCCTGGCCACCCGGTAGTGCTCCTCCCCGACGATCTCGGGGGCGAGCAGGCGGGACGTCGAAGCCAGCGGGTCGACGGCCGGGTAGATGCCCCGCTCGGCGATGCGGCGCTCGAGGTTGGTGGTCGCGTCGAGGTGTGCGAAGGTGGTAGCCGGCGCCGGATCGGTGTAGTCGTCCGCCGGGACGTAGATGGCCTGGATGGAGGTGATCGACCCCTTCTTCGTGGTGACGATCCGCTCCTGGAGCTGGCCCATCTCCGTCGCGAGGGTCGGCTGGTAGCCCACCGCCGACGGGATGCGCCCCAGCAGGGCCGACACCTCGGAACCGGCCTGCACGAAGCGGAAGATGTTGTCGATGAACAACAGGACGTCCTGGCCCTCGACGTCCCGGAAGTACTCGGCGATGGTCAGGCCGGCCAGGCCCGCCCGCATGCGGTTGCCCGGAGGCTCGTTCATCTGGCCGAAGACCATGGCCGTCTTGTCGAGGACCCCGGCTTCTTTCATCTCATAGTAGAGCTGGTTGCCCTCGCGGGTACGTTCGCCGACGCCGGCGAAGACCGAGAAGCCGCCGTGCTCGTAGGCGATGTTGCGGATCATCTCCATGATGATGACCGTCTTGCCCACGCCGGCGCCGCCGAACAGCCCCACCTTGCCGCCTCGCGGATAGGGGGCCAGCAGGTCGACGACCTTGAGGCCGGTCTCGAGGATCTGCCGCGCCGGCTCGACCTCGTCGACTTTCGGAGCCGGGCGGATGATCGGCAGGCGCAAATGGGTCTGGATCTCCCCCGCTCCGTCGATCGGCTGGCCGAGCACGTTGACCACCCGGCCCAGCACCGCTTTGCCCACCGGCACCGTGATGGGGCCGCCCGTGTCGTAGGCGGGCATGCCCCGGCGCAGCCCGTCGGTGGTGTCCATGGCCACGCACCGCACCACGTTGTTGCCCAGGTGCTGGGCCGCCTCGACGATCAGCACCTCGGGCCTGCCATCGCGCGCCTGGCCGTCGCCGCCGGCGCGCGGGATCTCGATCGCGTTGTACAGGTCGGGCAACTCGCCGGCGGGAAAGACCACGTCGACGACGGCACCCAGTACCTGCGCCACCTGCCCCTCTTTGCGACCATGGGCCATGTCTGATTCGATGCCCCCTCCGGCGTGCTCCAAACTCGCTGCCTCTCACACCTGGGCCGCCAGCGCCTCGGCGCCGCCCACGATCTCGGCGATCTCCCGGGTGATGCCTGCCTGGCGGGCCCGGTTGAAGGAGAGCGTCAGCGACTCGATCATCTCCTCGGCGTTGTCGCTGGCGTTGTGCATCGCCGTCATCCGGGCCCCGTGCTCGCTCGCCTTGGCCTCGATCAACGCCCGGTAGACCTCCACGTCCAGGTAGCGCTCCAGCAAGACCCCGATGACGTCCTCCACCGAGGGCTCGTAGATGTAAGGCGGTTGCCATCGTTCCGGCTGGCGGTGCCGCCCGGCCCGCTCGCCGGTTCGCCCGGCCGCCCGCTGCTCGGCGCCGGGGCGCTCACCATCCAGCGCCAGCAACACCGGCCCCCCGCCGCCCTGGATGTTGACCCGCATGGGCTTCGGCCCTTCCTGCGGGATGGGGAGCAACGGGTACAGGACGGGCCGGTGCACCACGCTCGAAACGAACTGGCTGAACAGGAGCGCCACCCTATCGAACTGCCCCGCCACGAACGGCTCCACCAGGCTGCGGGCTATCTCCCTCGCCTTGGTGAAGCTCACCTCGTCGCCGAGGTACAAGAACTCCCGAAA is from Limnochorda sp. L945t and encodes:
- a CDS encoding cell wall hydrolase encodes the protein MSILFVSRIRRRIMAPSSRRRLYLGAMATLLSVVVSGCFFGPVTIEGQVVDATTGAPIPGAVVTAAGRTYTSEDGSFTLRGLPEGLIRVQAEAAGYQPGYRQVDARAGAPVSVTIQLQPLGPPDLDHPAPPPGGQQPPPPDTEPPPAHPLASLSLRVVDGVSGYQIPLSRYTVKVNGQTYQGSTGGLRIGGLPVGSVTLEVRSRYFQTRWVTVSLSPGANDRTVTMDPIFPAGDVELLARLVVAEAGGEPYDGQVAVAATVLHRVESPDYPDTLAGVIYDNSWAPQYEPVYNGYIWQVWPDSETWAAVVDALSGRDPSLGATGFFNPETVRQRDPYYESWVWTRPVTAKIGHHWFFI
- the atpD gene encoding F0F1 ATP synthase subunit beta gives rise to the protein MAHGRKEGQVAQVLGAVVDVVFPAGELPDLYNAIEIPRAGGDGQARDGRPEVLIVEAAQHLGNNVVRCVAMDTTDGLRRGMPAYDTGGPITVPVGKAVLGRVVNVLGQPIDGAGEIQTHLRLPIIRPAPKVDEVEPARQILETGLKVVDLLAPYPRGGKVGLFGGAGVGKTVIIMEMIRNIAYEHGGFSVFAGVGERTREGNQLYYEMKEAGVLDKTAMVFGQMNEPPGNRMRAGLAGLTIAEYFRDVEGQDVLLFIDNIFRFVQAGSEVSALLGRIPSAVGYQPTLATEMGQLQERIVTTKKGSITSIQAIYVPADDYTDPAPATTFAHLDATTNLERRIAERGIYPAVDPLASTSRLLAPEIVGEEHYRVARGVQQVLQRYKELQDIIAILGMEELSDEDKVIVARARKIERFLSQPMFVAEAFTGRPGVYVPLKETIRGFREILEGKHDDLPEPAFYMVGTIDEAVEKAREMEKENG
- a CDS encoding M23 family metallopeptidase, with amino-acid sequence MNATSKSNNPGAGASGGHDRGWWSRLSRRAAAFTGALRRPGATRRAAALGALFVVGTGIGLLVRGPLAPSLQGPARMTGTEQASLGSLEAARPQPGAVGETGSSAGSLAPPSRPAGASTQGAQPQGLALPGELVWPADGMVVATAGWRRNPDRGDWTYLPGIELAVGSSSAIRAAADGTVASVDAGSGEFSVSIDHGQGWVTIYGGLSRVRVQPGQRVQRGAVIGYGPRLPEAMPALAGAYGVGGAAGAEEAGSSVRAVVSFSVRHGTESVNPLSVMPAASYRVAPADEPATGTQPTTAQASASSDGLDEAPSPVGP
- a CDS encoding F0F1 ATP synthase subunit epsilon yields the protein MAELMQLEVVTPQRVVLRERVEAVVAPTDRGYLGVLANHAPMVAALSLGIVQFGRYHGPKRKMAVSGGFMEVSGNRVTILADTAELAEEIDVLRAKAARDRALERLRSRAAHIDQTRAERALARALNRLRAAGTEEERR
- the atpG gene encoding ATP synthase F1 subunit gamma → MAGQSTRDIKRRIQSVQSTQQVTKAMEMVSAAKLRRAQGQVVAARPFANRIADVLARVVSTTLAARPELARNHPLLRQKAGGHTLVCAIAADRGLAGGYNANLGRALDAVLRLEEQQGGHVEVVAVGRKVRDWLRRSGRPAFREFLYLGDEVSFTKAREIARSLVEPFVAGQFDRVALLFSQFVSSVVHRPVLYPLLPIPQEGPKPMRVNIQGGGGPVLLALDGERPGAEQRAAGRTGERAGRHRQPERWQPPYIYEPSVEDVIGVLLERYLDVEVYRALIEAKASEHGARMTAMHNASDNAEEMIESLTLSFNRARQAGITREIAEIVGGAEALAAQV